One window from the genome of Antechinus flavipes isolate AdamAnt ecotype Samford, QLD, Australia chromosome X, AdamAnt_v2, whole genome shotgun sequence encodes:
- the ITGB1BP2 gene encoding integrin beta-1-binding protein 2 → MSMLCFNKGCGQHFDPDANLPDGCRHHPGVPIFHDALKGWSCCPKRTTDFSEFLSIQGCTLGPHCAEKPPESSSTRSALKGPKHSDAIPKSAETLRRERPKEELNLCLLPLSVSHALESALEQKELASEAPEPGAGLGDSVVQPGSVCRNPGCGAVFQGPESDASPCSFHPGGPRFHEGMKSWSCCGITTVDFSTFLAQPGCSLGRHLWQTQQRVSCRRDWHQTASVVVVTVYGQRPLPALSWVKASRTKLHIHIAFEGNRVFQEQMELCGVIIVEQSAVSLMPSRAEISLTKADPGPWAHLEQPGTGMPVGKVGEDVGSGMIGEEPEDSDDDLSWTEEEEEEVEGE, encoded by the exons ATGTCCATGCTCTGCTTTAATAAAGGCTGTGGGCAGCACTTCGACCCAGATGCCAACCTCCCAG ATGGCTGTCGCCATCACCCTGGGGTGCCCATATTCCATGATGCCCTTAAG GGTTGGTCCTGCTGCCCTAAACGAACAACAGATTTCTCAGAGTTCTTAAGCATCCAG GGCTGTACTCTGGGACCACACTGTGCCGAGAAGCCTCCGGAGAGCTCTAGTACTAGGAGTGCCCTCAAGGGGCCCAAGCATTCCGACGCCATTCCGAAGTCAGCAGAGACACTTCGTCGGGAAAGGCCTAA GGAAGAGCTGAACCTGTGCCTCCTGCCACTCAGCGTATCTCATGCCCTGGAGAGTGCCCTGGAACAGAAGGAGCTTGCATCAGAGGCCCCCGAGCCTGGAGCAG GACTTGGTGACTCTGTGGTCCAGCCTGGCTCTGTCTGCCGGAACCCGGGATGCGGGGCT gtgttCCAAGGCCCAGAGAGTGATGCCAGCCCCTGCAGTTTCCATCCTGGAGGGCCTCGATTCCATGAGGG GATGAAGTCTTGGAGCTGCTGTGGCATAACAACTGTGGATTTTAGCACGTTCTTGGCACAACCAGGATGCAGCCTAGGTAGACACCTATGGCAGACACAG CAACGTGTCTCCTGCCGCCGTGACTGGCACCAGACGGCCTCTGTAGTGGTGGTGACCGTGTATGGCCAGCGACCGCTGCCTGCGCTCAGCTGGGTCAAGGCCAGTCGGACCAAG CTTCACATCCACATAGCTTTTGAGGGCAACCGGGTTTTCCAGGAACAAATGGAGCTGTGTGGG GTCATAATCGTGGAACAAAGCGCTGTCTCCCTCATGCCATCTCGGGCTGAGATCTCCCTGACCAAGGCTGACCCAGGGCCTTGGGCCCACTTGGAGCAGCCAGGAACGGGGATGCCCGTTGGGAAGGTTGGGGAGGACGTTGGGTCTGGGATGATCGGAGAGGAGCCGGAGGATTCAGATGATGATTTGAGCTGgacagaggaagaggaggaagaggttgAGGGAGAGTGA
- the NONO gene encoding non-POU domain-containing octamer-binding protein, protein MQSNKGFNLDKQNHTPRKQHQHQHQHQHQQQQQQQQQSQPQPQQQQQQPPPIPANGQQANSQNEGLTIDLKNFRKPGEKTFTQRSRLFVGNLPPDITEEEMRKLFEKYGKAGEVFIHKDKGFGFIRLETRTLAEIAKVELDNMPLRGKQLRVRFACHSASLTVRNLPQFVSNELLEEAFSVFGQVERAVVIVDDRGRPSGKGIVEFSGKPAARKALDRCSEGSFLLTTFPRPVTVEPMDQLDDEEGLPEKLVIKNQQFHKEREQPPRFAQPGSFEYEYAMRWKALIEMEKQQQDQVDRNIKEAREKLEMEMEAARHEHQVMLMRQDLMRRQEELRRMEELHNQEVQKRKQMELRQEEERRRREEEMRRQQEEMMRRQQEGFKGNFPDAREQEMRMGQMGIGGAMGINNRGSLGGANVPAGAPSAPGPGPMMPDGTMGMTPPPSDRFGQGGTMEGLGAMGGNPPAFNRGTPGGDFGPNKRRRY, encoded by the exons ATGCAGAGCAACAAAGGTTTTAACCTGGATAAACAGAATCATACTCCAAGGAAGCAGCACCAGCACCAACACCAGCATcagcaccagcagcagcagcagcagcagcagcagtcacAGCCGcagccgcagcagcagcagcagcagccaccaCCAATACCTGCAAATGGGCAGCAGGCCAACAGCCAGA ATGAAGGCCTGACTATTGATCTAAAGAATTTTAGGAAGCCAGGGGAGAAGACCTTCACCCAGCGTAGCCGCCTCTTTGTGGGAAATCTCCCTCCTGACATCACTGAGGAGGAGATGAGGAAGCTGTTTGAGAAATACGGCAAGGCAGGCGAGGTGTTCATTCACAAGGACAAAGGCTTTGGCTTCATCCGCCTG GAAACCCGCACTCTAGCTGAGATTGCTAAAGTGGAGCTGGACAACATGCCCTTACGTGGAAAGCAATTGCGAGTGCGCTTTGCCTGCCATAGCGCATCCCTGACGGTTCGGAACCTGCCTCAGTTCGTGTCCAATGAACTGTTGGAGGAGGCTTTCTCTGTCTTTGGCCAGGTGGAGAGGGCTGTAGTGATTGTGGATGATCGAGGGAGGCCTTCAGGGAAAGGCATTGTGGAATTCTCAGGGAAGCCAGCTGCCCGGAAAGCTCTGGACAGATGCAGTGAAGGGTCCTTCCTTCTGACCAC ATTTCCTCGGCCAGTGACCGTGGAGCCGATGGACCAGCTAGATGATGAAGAAGGGCTCCCAGAGAAGTTGGTCATCAAGAACCAACAATTCCACAA GGAGCGAGAGCAGCCACCTCGATTTGCCCAGCCTGGCTCCTTCGAATATGAGTATGCCATGCGCTGGAAAGCACTGATTGAGATGGAGAAACAGCAGCAGGACCAAGTAGACCGAAATATCAAGGAAGCCAGAGAGAAactggagatggagatggaggcTGCTCGCCATGAGCACCAGGTCATGTTGATGAGACAGG ATTTGATGAGGCGCCAGGAAGAGCTTCGAAGGATGGAGGAGCTGCATAACCAGGAGGTGCAGAAACGCAAGCAAATGGAGCTAAG GCAGGAGGAGGAACGCAGGCGGCGTGAGGAGGAGATGCGACGGCAGCAGGAAGAAATGATGCGACGGCAGCAGGAGGGCTTCAAAGGAAACTTCCCTGATGCG agaGAGCAGGAGATGCGGATGGGCCAGATGGGTATAGGAG GTGCTATGGGCATAAACAACAGAGGATCCTTGGGAGGTGCTAATGTACCAGCTGGTGCCCCAAGTGCTCCAGGGCCTGGTCCAATGATGCCAGATGGAACCATGGGAATG ACCCCACCACCCAGTGACCGCTTTGGCCAGGGTGGTACAATGGAAGGACTTGGGGCAATGGGTGGAAACCCTCCCGCATTCAACCGAGGAACTCCTGGAGGGGACTTTGGCCCAAACAAACGTCGCAGATACTAA